A stretch of the Gammaproteobacteria bacterium genome encodes the following:
- a CDS encoding hypothetical protein (Evidence 5 : Unknown function), producing MKHRIDPKIDCVFKALLGSRKNRNLLAHFLNAILAGDLAAPITTVEILNPYNEKEFLDDKLSIVDVKARDERKQIYQIEIQMISHSSLLARILYTWADIYSKQLLSGDDYGLLKPTYSIWLLAENLIATDNDYIHACHLLRDTKGRTLLNHGGIWLLELNKFKASVVKNEQERWLQFFNKAEQFDDDELPDWMTTLEMKQAMTTLRQFSEKERNYHAYQARQNYLREQKTIQREMDEERREKLHALLREQAALKEKEAALERENQALQEKEAAIKEKETAMKEKEAAIKEKETAMKEKEAAMKEKEAAMKEKETALQRENQAMLEKEFALREKETALAEIKRIKARRTR from the coding sequence ATGAAACACAGAATAGATCCAAAAATTGATTGTGTCTTTAAGGCGCTGCTTGGCTCGCGGAAAAATCGCAACCTTCTTGCGCATTTTCTCAACGCCATCCTCGCAGGTGACCTAGCTGCTCCAATCACCACCGTTGAAATCCTTAATCCCTATAACGAAAAGGAATTTCTTGACGATAAACTCAGCATCGTCGATGTCAAAGCTAGGGATGAGCGGAAACAAATATATCAAATTGAAATCCAGATGATTAGCCACAGCTCGCTGCTAGCCAGAATTCTTTATACTTGGGCGGATATTTACAGCAAGCAGCTTCTAAGCGGCGATGATTATGGCCTGCTAAAACCAACCTATTCCATCTGGCTGCTGGCTGAAAATTTAATTGCAACCGATAATGACTACATCCATGCTTGTCACCTGCTCCGCGATACAAAAGGTCGAACATTGTTGAATCATGGTGGAATCTGGTTGCTGGAACTGAATAAATTCAAGGCAAGCGTGGTAAAAAATGAACAAGAGCGTTGGTTGCAATTTTTTAACAAAGCGGAACAATTCGATGATGATGAACTACCCGACTGGATGACTACCCTGGAGATGAAACAGGCGATGACCACCTTGCGTCAATTTTCCGAAAAGGAGCGTAATTATCATGCCTATCAGGCTCGTCAGAACTACCTGCGTGAGCAGAAAACGATACAGAGAGAAATGGATGAAGAGCGGAGAGAAAAACTTCATGCGTTATTGCGCGAACAGGCAGCGTTAAAGGAAAAGGAAGCAGCCCTTGAGCGTGAAAATCAAGCTTTGCAAGAAAAGGAAGCAGCTATAAAAGAAAAAGAAACAGCTATGAAAGAAAAGGAAGCAGCTATAAAAGAAAAGGAAACAGCTATGAAAGAGAAAGAAGCAGCTATGAAAGAGAAAGAAGCAGCTATGAAAGAGAAGGAAACAGCCCTTCAGCGTGAAAATCAAGCCATGCTAGAAAAGGAATTCGCACTACGTGAAAAAGAAACGGCTCTGGCCGAAATTAAACGCATCAAGGCGCGGAGGACGCGTTAG
- a CDS encoding (ribosomal protein S18)-alanine N-acetyltransferase, whose product MSNHYLIRRARRCDLNELLRLESWFHGDRISRRGFLYLLRHGHADLLVAEGTNTLIGNVVILYRRNSSKAYLYSIVVDQSARGQGIGRALLNAGELAARDYGRTSMVLEVREDNDSAQNLYHRADYHKIGRVLDYYDDGIAALRMSKLISSTLFN is encoded by the coding sequence ATGTCTAATCACTACCTGATCCGTCGCGCCCGTCGCTGCGACCTTAACGAACTGCTCCGCTTAGAGAGTTGGTTTCACGGAGATCGCATCAGCCGACGCGGTTTTTTGTACTTACTACGGCATGGACACGCAGACTTGTTGGTTGCGGAAGGAACAAACACATTGATAGGAAATGTGGTGATACTTTACCGTCGCAATAGCAGTAAAGCATATCTTTACTCAATCGTTGTGGATCAGTCTGCGCGCGGACAAGGCATCGGGCGCGCGTTGTTGAACGCCGGCGAGCTTGCCGCCCGTGATTATGGTCGAACAAGCATGGTCTTGGAAGTGAGGGAAGACAACGACAGTGCCCAGAACCTTTACCATCGCGCTGATTACCATAAAATTGGACGTGTTCTCGATTATTACGATGACGGAATTGCCGCCTTGCGCATGAGTAAATTAATTAGTAGCACCCTATTCAATTAA
- a CDS encoding methyl-accepting chemotaxis protein translates to MFQRIKIGTRLWGGFGLVLILFAVVIGIGVNSMINLDETIDKIVNDRYPKTVLANDVIHQVNFVARKIRNILLMKDHEKEKPELEGIFEARRIISEKLDALEKTVVSEKGKELLSNIRGNRKAYLVLQERFLEMVKDNLWDEGTKLALNDLRSVQETYRKSVEALIAYQGKLMEQEGTNALELEKQSITLVLLLGGVSLALTMGLALWIGLSVTRPLSKTVDLISRIGRGDIPDPVQETWPGEFDVVRESINNAGVSVHTLIADVRTLTQAGAEGNLMVRADASRHQGDYQRIVDGFNATLNAVVAPVTEVMRVMAAVEKGILDQQIASEYQGMLGQLRDSVNNTVAQLGHTIEEVTRTSGELANAASQVEATAQALSQATSEQAASVEETSAAVEEMSASITQNADNALVTNTRAIQAATEASEGGTAVTATVAAMKQIATKIGIIDDIAYQTNLLALNAAIEAARAGEHGKGFAVVAAEVRKLAERSQVAAQEIGELAISSVALAEKAGTLLGQIVPAITTTSDLVQEIAAASKEQSGGVSQINTAMGQLSQLTQTNASSAEQLAATAEELGAQVTQLQDLVGFFQITEQTNVRRGTTTQRAEPNKKAQSHSLRPNVSPRLLARAQGIVKGKPEAKGKSTVTMDNFEEF, encoded by the coding sequence ATGTTTCAACGCATAAAAATAGGTACAAGGCTCTGGGGGGGATTTGGTCTGGTATTGATATTGTTCGCTGTGGTGATTGGCATCGGAGTGAACAGCATGATCAATCTCGATGAGACCATCGATAAAATAGTTAATGACCGCTACCCAAAAACGGTACTGGCCAACGATGTCATCCATCAGGTTAATTTTGTTGCCCGTAAGATTCGAAATATTTTACTAATGAAGGACCATGAGAAGGAAAAACCGGAGCTAGAAGGTATTTTTGAGGCACGTCGAATCATTAGCGAAAAACTGGACGCGCTGGAAAAAACCGTGGTATCCGAAAAGGGCAAGGAACTGTTGTCCAATATTCGTGGTAATCGCAAAGCGTATCTTGTCCTTCAGGAACGCTTTTTGGAAATGGTTAAGGATAACCTTTGGGATGAAGGAACAAAATTGGCGCTTAACGATTTGAGGTCCGTGCAAGAAACCTACAGGAAGAGCGTTGAGGCACTGATCGCTTATCAAGGAAAATTGATGGAACAGGAAGGAACAAACGCTCTGGAACTTGAAAAACAATCAATTACCTTAGTGCTGTTACTTGGAGGGGTTTCATTGGCATTGACCATGGGCCTGGCGTTGTGGATCGGATTAAGTGTAACCAGGCCACTGAGCAAGACCGTTGACCTCATCAGTCGCATTGGACGCGGAGACATTCCCGATCCGGTGCAGGAAACCTGGCCGGGAGAATTCGATGTCGTTCGAGAAAGCATCAATAACGCCGGAGTTTCCGTTCATACTCTCATTGCTGACGTTCGCACCCTCACCCAAGCGGGAGCTGAGGGAAATTTGATGGTGCGCGCCGACGCCAGCCGTCATCAAGGTGATTACCAACGCATTGTGGATGGATTCAACGCCACGCTCAACGCGGTGGTCGCGCCGGTCACCGAGGTGATGCGTGTCATGGCAGCAGTCGAAAAAGGTATCCTCGATCAACAGATTGCCAGCGAGTACCAGGGTATGCTGGGTCAACTGCGTGATTCGGTCAACAACACCGTCGCCCAACTCGGGCACACCATTGAGGAAGTGACTCGCACAAGTGGTGAATTGGCCAACGCTGCCTCGCAGGTCGAAGCTACTGCCCAGGCATTAAGTCAGGCTACCAGCGAGCAGGCGGCCAGCGTCGAAGAGACCAGTGCTGCCGTGGAAGAAATGAGCGCCTCCATCACTCAAAATGCCGATAACGCCCTGGTTACCAACACCCGTGCGATTCAAGCGGCCACCGAGGCCAGTGAAGGCGGTACCGCAGTGACCGCAACAGTTGCGGCCATGAAACAGATTGCCACTAAAATTGGGATCATCGATGACATTGCCTACCAGACCAATCTACTTGCCTTGAACGCCGCCATTGAGGCGGCGCGCGCTGGAGAGCATGGCAAGGGCTTCGCAGTGGTGGCCGCCGAGGTGCGTAAGCTCGCCGAGCGCAGTCAGGTCGCAGCCCAAGAGATCGGTGAATTGGCAATCAGCAGCGTGGCGCTTGCTGAGAAAGCAGGAACCCTGCTAGGTCAAATTGTCCCCGCGATCACCACTACCTCGGATTTAGTCCAAGAGATCGCGGCGGCTTCTAAGGAACAATCGGGCGGTGTTAGTCAAATCAACACTGCCATGGGTCAGTTGTCGCAACTCACTCAGACCAACGCCAGCTCCGCCGAACAACTCGCAGCGACCGCCGAAGAATTGGGTGCCCAAGTTACTCAACTTCAGGATTTGGTCGGCTTCTTTCAGATCACCGAACAAACAAACGTCCGCCGGGGAACCACCACGCAACGTGCTGAACCCAACAAGAAGGCTCAAAGTCATTCACTACGTCCAAACGTCTCTCCCCGGCTGCTCGCCCGTGCGCAAGGGATAGTGAAAGGCAAGCCCGAGGCGAAAGGAAAATCAACCGTTACCATGGACAACTTTGAGGAATTTTGA
- a CDS encoding purine-binding chemotaxis protein CheW, producing the protein MHHLTKSGSSLPTKGGTLATQAAAFAVEIQQYLSFVVAGETYAIGILDVKEILEYVGVGRVPMMPPTIRGIINLRGKVVPVIDLGVRFGGMPTEPSRRTCIVIVEVETNGERHDMGVMVDAVNEVLDISSENIEPPPTFGTTIRTDFIRGMGRVGERFVILLDVKMVLSVEELSQIHALMSAH; encoded by the coding sequence ATGCATCACTTAACCAAATCCGGGTCCAGTTTACCAACCAAAGGTGGAACGTTAGCTACGCAGGCCGCCGCGTTCGCGGTCGAGATTCAACAGTATCTAAGTTTTGTTGTCGCCGGCGAGACCTACGCTATTGGAATTCTCGATGTAAAGGAAATTCTTGAATACGTTGGAGTGGGACGAGTGCCGATGATGCCGCCGACCATTCGTGGAATCATTAATTTACGTGGCAAAGTAGTTCCTGTGATCGACCTTGGGGTGCGTTTTGGCGGTATGCCTACTGAACCCTCGCGGCGTACCTGCATTGTGATTGTCGAAGTCGAAACCAACGGTGAACGACACGATATGGGGGTAATGGTGGACGCGGTCAACGAGGTGCTTGATATCTCCTCGGAAAACATCGAACCGCCGCCCACTTTCGGCACAACCATCCGTACCGATTTCATTCGAGGCATGGGGCGGGTGGGTGAACGTTTTGTCATCCTGCTGGATGTGAAAATGGTACTGTCGGTGGAAGAACTATCTCAAATCCACGCATTAATGTCGGCACACTAA
- the argS gene encoding Arginine--tRNA ligase — MKHFLENLLTVALAQLRIEGWLPPPGDDTHTVVVERTRDRVHGDFASNLALTLAKQAKRKPRELADALRARLPSDPRLDRVEVAGPGFLNFFLTSRAYQDVVAHILEEGKNFGRLNLGAGRLAQVEFVSANPTGPLHVGHGRGAAYGAAVADLLAAVGFRVQREYYVNDAGRQMDILAISVWLRYLELCGETLRFPSNGYQGNYVWDIAATLHRTHGEDLRIAAEVVFTGVPEDAANAEERAAGIGPNGDMETHVDGLISRAKHLLGDKIYRMLFDLGLNTILNDIRDDLAHFGVYYDKWYSERSLMESGKVEEVINRLKDAGYLYLKDGAWWFRSSDFGDEKDRVVVRENGQITYFASDIAYHIDKMARGFEWIVDIWGADHHGYVPRVKAALAALGNDAEKLHVLLVQFAILYKNGEKMRMSTRSGEFVTLRELRKEVGKDAARFFYVLRSSEQHMDFDLDLAKSQSNDNPVYYCQYAHARVRSVFRTLTEKRLSWERAAAVAHLPRLTENHEQALMTTLSRYSEMLAGAALNHAPHLLANYLRELATDFHTYYNAHLFLVEDAELRAARLALIEATRQVLSNGLELLGVSAPDTM; from the coding sequence TTGAAGCATTTTCTGGAAAATTTACTGACTGTCGCCTTGGCGCAATTACGAATCGAAGGGTGGTTGCCACCTCCGGGCGATGATACGCACACGGTGGTTGTGGAACGCACCCGAGATCGCGTCCATGGAGATTTTGCGAGCAATTTGGCGCTAACCCTGGCAAAACAGGCCAAACGAAAACCGCGCGAGCTGGCTGATGCGCTGCGTGCGCGACTGCCATCCGATCCACGACTGGATCGCGTGGAAGTGGCTGGGCCGGGCTTTCTAAATTTTTTTCTGACCTCACGCGCTTATCAGGATGTAGTGGCGCATATCCTGGAGGAAGGAAAAAACTTTGGGCGGTTAAACCTCGGGGCTGGTCGCCTGGCCCAGGTTGAATTTGTCTCCGCCAATCCTACTGGCCCATTGCATGTTGGACACGGACGCGGCGCGGCTTATGGTGCAGCAGTCGCCGATTTGCTGGCGGCGGTGGGCTTCCGCGTGCAGCGGGAATACTACGTTAATGATGCTGGTCGCCAGATGGATATCCTGGCAATCAGTGTCTGGTTGCGTTATCTAGAACTGTGCGGCGAAACTTTGCGCTTTCCCAGCAATGGTTATCAGGGCAACTATGTCTGGGACATCGCGGCGACGCTCCATCGAACCCATGGAGAGGATCTGCGGATTGCTGCCGAGGTGGTCTTCACCGGGGTACCCGAGGATGCCGCGAACGCGGAAGAGCGCGCTGCGGGAATTGGACCAAACGGAGACATGGAAACCCATGTTGACGGCCTGATCAGTCGAGCCAAGCATTTGTTGGGAGACAAAATTTATCGAATGCTGTTTGACCTGGGACTCAACACCATCCTGAATGATATCCGTGATGACCTTGCCCATTTTGGGGTTTATTATGACAAGTGGTATTCAGAACGTTCGCTAATGGAAAGCGGCAAGGTAGAAGAGGTAATCAATCGTCTGAAGGATGCCGGGTATCTTTACCTCAAAGATGGTGCCTGGTGGTTTCGGTCAAGTGACTTTGGCGATGAGAAAGATCGGGTGGTGGTGCGCGAAAATGGTCAGATTACTTATTTTGCCTCCGATATCGCCTATCACATAGACAAAATGGCGCGGGGTTTTGAGTGGATTGTCGATATTTGGGGTGCCGATCACCACGGTTATGTACCACGAGTCAAGGCGGCGCTTGCCGCTCTTGGTAATGACGCAGAGAAGCTGCATGTCCTTTTAGTGCAATTCGCCATTCTTTATAAAAATGGCGAAAAAATGCGCATGTCCACTCGTAGCGGTGAATTCGTGACTCTGCGCGAGCTACGCAAGGAAGTCGGCAAGGATGCGGCGCGTTTTTTTTATGTACTCCGTTCTTCGGAGCAACACATGGATTTCGATTTAGATTTGGCCAAATCCCAGTCCAATGATAATCCCGTGTACTATTGCCAATATGCCCATGCTCGGGTGCGAAGCGTTTTTCGGACTTTGACTGAAAAGCGGCTTTCCTGGGAGCGCGCCGCTGCCGTGGCGCACCTGCCACGTCTTACCGAAAACCACGAGCAGGCGTTGATGACAACCCTGTCGCGCTATTCGGAAATGCTGGCAGGGGCGGCGCTTAACCATGCGCCACATTTGCTCGCCAACTATTTACGTGAGCTGGCCACCGACTTTCATACCTATTACAACGCCCACCTTTTCCTCGTGGAGGATGCAGAACTGCGCGCTGCTCGTTTGGCGCTCATCGAAGCTACCCGCCAAGTTCTCTCCAATGGGCTGGAATTGTTGGGAGTCTCTGCTCCCGATACCATGTAA
- a CDS encoding hypothetical protein (Evidence 5 : Unknown function) encodes MTAGKDRQLHFNFNSKKKQEAALSPPWLKPGVSALNLDDYQSSQALATAGLQTFFVIQKT; translated from the coding sequence TTGACAGCCGGGAAAGACCGGCAACTTCACTTCAACTTCAACAGCAAGAAAAAACAGGAGGCGGCGCTTTCTCCCCCATGGCTCAAGCCAGGGGTTTCCGCGCTGAATTTGGATGACTACCAATCCTCGCAAGCCCTCGCCACCGCCGGATTACAAACCTTCTTTGTCATCCAAAAAACCTAA
- a CDS encoding putative SPOR domain-containing protein (Evidence 3 : Putative function from multiple computational evidences), translating into MTTNPRKPSPPPDYKPSLSSKKPKPSKPHAAGWFLIMIGMSISMMGAAGYQFWNRPRHVDTAITTATPASTAPSNQEAGKAGIKPSTDKVPVPTGKEPATANAPEARKEAARQPKPRPVIEGTSNTSFDFYKLLPDMKVGETPEIPGDPANKPVVKEVSVPKPVAKDSSKPVVKESPKPPVKETTTRQLSPPTPKDSAKNPARTTSSTTIYMLQAGAFRTSEEASRLRANLAFKGLESTTQIVGAGTAEVWHRVRLGPFQDFNQAARIQQNLREEHIPVILSREYRN; encoded by the coding sequence ATGACTACCAATCCTCGCAAGCCCTCGCCACCGCCGGATTACAAACCTTCTTTGTCATCCAAAAAACCTAAGCCATCGAAGCCGCATGCGGCTGGCTGGTTTTTGATCATGATTGGCATGTCGATCAGCATGATGGGCGCAGCGGGTTACCAATTCTGGAACCGTCCCCGGCATGTCGATACCGCCATCACTACGGCTACTCCGGCATCCACAGCTCCGTCCAATCAGGAAGCGGGGAAAGCCGGAATCAAGCCATCCACCGATAAGGTACCTGTTCCTACCGGGAAGGAACCAGCGACTGCGAACGCACCCGAGGCCAGGAAGGAAGCGGCTCGTCAGCCAAAGCCACGTCCGGTGATAGAAGGAACCTCCAATACTTCCTTTGATTTCTATAAGCTCCTGCCGGATATGAAAGTGGGGGAAACGCCCGAAATTCCCGGCGATCCCGCTAATAAGCCTGTGGTCAAAGAGGTGTCGGTGCCCAAGCCGGTAGCGAAGGATTCATCCAAGCCGGTCGTCAAAGAGTCACCCAAACCCCCGGTCAAGGAAACCACCACCAGACAGCTATCCCCTCCTACACCCAAGGACTCGGCGAAGAACCCCGCCCGCACGACATCATCCACCACGATCTACATGCTTCAGGCGGGCGCCTTCCGCACTTCCGAGGAAGCCAGCCGTTTACGCGCCAATCTTGCTTTCAAAGGATTGGAATCGACAACCCAAATTGTAGGCGCAGGTACCGCCGAGGTCTGGCACCGAGTTCGCCTGGGTCCCTTCCAGGATTTCAATCAAGCGGCGCGGATTCAACAAAATTTACGCGAGGAGCATATACCCGTTATATTAAGTCGAGAATACCGGAATTGA
- the clpS gene encoding specificity factor for ClpA-ClpP chaperone-protease complex — translation MAEKRHSQMNDEDSILQEDRPKFKRPPMYAVFLLNDDYTPMDFVVKVLEQFFGMNHRKAVQVMLQVHAHGQGMCGTFSHEVAETKVAQVNEYSRKNQHPLRCVMEKS, via the coding sequence ATGGCGGAAAAACGACATTCCCAAATGAATGATGAGGATTCGATCCTTCAGGAGGATCGACCAAAATTTAAGCGCCCACCGATGTATGCGGTTTTTTTGCTGAATGATGACTATACCCCGATGGATTTCGTAGTTAAGGTTCTGGAACAATTTTTCGGGATGAATCACCGCAAAGCAGTACAGGTGATGTTACAAGTTCATGCTCATGGCCAAGGAATGTGCGGGACATTTTCTCATGAAGTGGCTGAAACCAAAGTAGCCCAGGTCAACGAATATTCACGGAAAAATCAGCATCCATTGCGGTGTGTGATGGAAAAATCCTGA
- the clpA gene encoding ATP-dependent Clp protease ATP-binding subunit ClpA, with translation MLNKDLDHTLNQTFREAREKMHEFMTVEHLLLGLIDNPEAAKVLRACAANLEVLRRDLTIFLDETTPLLYKTNGRETQPTLGFQRVLQRAVFHVQSAGKREVTGANVLVAIFGENDSQAIYFLSKQNITRLDVVNYVSHGISKLEGDNDGDVSQANAEEGGNENSGRSPLEVFATNLNQLASKGKIDPLIGREVEIERTLQILCRRRKNNPLFVGEAGVGKTAIAEGLAKMIADEKVPKVLAKSTIHALDLGTLLAGTKYRGDFEKRLKAVLMQIKREAGAILFIDEIHTIIGAGAASGGVMDASNLIKPMLASGELKCIGSTTYQEYRGIFEKDRALARRFQKIDVGEPSVEETVRILEGLKTRFEEYHGIRYMRSALRGAAELSARYITDRHLPDKAIDVIDEAGASQRLLPLWKRKKVIGPQDVESIIAKIARIPPKTVSSSDREHLRTLQSDLHRVIFGQDEAIDTLVAAIKMSRSGLSNPIKPIGCFLFAGPTGVGKTEVTRQLALIMGIELVRFDMSEYMERHTISRLIGAPPGYVGFDQGGLLTDAIIKHPHAVLLLDEIEKAHPDVFNLLLQVMDHGTLTDNNGRKTDFRNVIIVMTTNAGADQMSRSSIGFTHQNHDADGIEVIKRTFSPEFRNRLDATIQFKSLNSATIAHVVDKFIMELEGQLQDKGVTIEIGEAARHWLAENGYDPTMGARPMARLIHERIKKPLAEELLFGSLVNGGQVHVDAKEGQLHFVFNKKANMALQVLEN, from the coding sequence ATGCTCAATAAAGATCTCGATCACACCTTGAATCAGACCTTCCGCGAGGCGCGGGAGAAGATGCATGAATTCATGACCGTGGAACATCTTTTACTGGGGCTGATCGACAACCCAGAAGCAGCTAAGGTGTTACGGGCCTGCGCCGCCAACCTGGAAGTGCTGCGTCGAGATCTGACTATTTTCCTGGATGAAACCACGCCGCTGCTATACAAAACTAATGGACGCGAGACGCAACCAACTTTGGGTTTTCAACGCGTATTGCAACGCGCTGTGTTTCATGTCCAGTCCGCAGGGAAGCGAGAAGTGACCGGAGCCAACGTGCTGGTAGCGATCTTCGGCGAAAATGACTCTCAAGCAATCTATTTTTTAAGCAAGCAAAATATTACCAGACTAGATGTAGTTAATTATGTTTCTCATGGAATTTCTAAGCTTGAGGGAGATAACGACGGGGATGTTTCTCAGGCGAATGCTGAAGAGGGCGGAAACGAAAATTCTGGGCGTAGTCCGCTGGAGGTTTTCGCCACTAATCTTAATCAACTTGCGAGTAAGGGCAAGATTGATCCCTTAATTGGGCGTGAAGTTGAGATTGAACGTACTCTTCAGATTTTGTGTCGGCGGCGCAAAAATAATCCTCTTTTCGTGGGTGAGGCTGGAGTGGGTAAAACCGCGATTGCCGAGGGACTGGCCAAAATGATCGCGGATGAAAAAGTGCCCAAGGTGCTCGCCAAGAGCACCATTCATGCCCTGGATCTCGGCACATTGCTGGCGGGTACCAAATATCGCGGTGATTTTGAGAAGCGTCTCAAGGCGGTACTCATGCAAATCAAGCGTGAAGCGGGAGCCATCCTGTTCATTGACGAAATCCACACCATTATTGGCGCGGGCGCTGCCTCTGGCGGGGTGATGGATGCCTCCAATCTGATTAAACCCATGCTTGCTTCTGGTGAATTGAAGTGTATCGGTTCGACTACCTATCAGGAATATCGTGGCATTTTCGAGAAGGATCGAGCACTTGCGCGCCGTTTCCAGAAGATTGATGTTGGCGAGCCAAGCGTGGAAGAGACGGTACGTATCCTGGAAGGACTTAAAACCCGTTTCGAGGAATATCACGGAATACGTTACATGCGCTCCGCGCTGCGCGGCGCGGCGGAGTTATCGGCACGGTACATTACCGACCGGCATCTTCCCGACAAGGCGATTGATGTCATCGACGAGGCTGGAGCGAGTCAGCGTCTGCTTCCCCTGTGGAAACGCAAAAAAGTGATTGGCCCGCAGGACGTGGAATCCATTATCGCCAAAATCGCACGCATTCCACCCAAGACGGTGTCTAGCTCGGATCGTGAACATTTGCGCACCCTGCAATCAGATCTTCACCGGGTCATTTTCGGTCAGGACGAAGCGATTGATACGCTCGTAGCCGCGATTAAAATGTCGCGATCTGGTTTGAGCAATCCCATCAAACCCATCGGTTGCTTTCTGTTCGCCGGTCCCACGGGAGTTGGCAAGACCGAGGTTACCCGCCAGCTTGCGCTCATCATGGGAATTGAATTAGTGCGTTTTGATATGTCCGAGTACATGGAACGCCATACCATTTCCCGGCTGATCGGTGCTCCTCCTGGTTATGTCGGCTTCGATCAGGGTGGCCTGCTCACCGACGCCATCATCAAGCATCCCCACGCAGTGCTGCTACTTGATGAAATCGAAAAGGCGCACCCGGATGTCTTTAATCTGCTGCTTCAGGTGATGGATCACGGCACGCTCACCGACAACAACGGACGCAAGACTGATTTCCGTAATGTGATTATCGTAATGACCACCAACGCTGGTGCTGATCAGATGAGCCGTTCTTCGATTGGTTTTACTCACCAAAACCATGACGCCGATGGCATAGAGGTGATTAAGCGAACTTTTAGCCCGGAGTTTCGTAATCGCTTGGACGCAACCATTCAATTCAAATCGCTGAATTCCGCTACTATCGCCCATGTAGTCGATAAATTCATCATGGAACTGGAAGGACAGCTTCAAGATAAAGGCGTCACCATCGAGATCGGTGAAGCTGCACGTCATTGGCTGGCGGAGAACGGTTACGATCCGACGATGGGCGCACGACCAATGGCACGTCTAATTCACGAGCGAATTAAAAAACCACTGGCGGAGGAGCTGCTGTTTGGGAGCTTGGTGAATGGTGGGCAAGTACATGTAGACGCGAAGGAAGGCCAATTACATTTTGTTTTCAATAAAAAAGCGAATATGGCTCTTCAGGTGCTGGAAAACTAA
- a CDS encoding HSP20 family protein has protein sequence MAIVRQHPWFTLNQLQEEMNRLFERTATPEAENGSVATAEWTPAVDIHEERNRFILLADIPGVDPKDIDITMEKGILSIRGDRRITIEENNALKRIERPRGIFHRRFVLPDTADSERISARGSNGVLEITIPKHERIQPRRIVVEG, from the coding sequence ATGGCAATTGTCCGTCAGCATCCCTGGTTCACCCTTAACCAGCTTCAAGAGGAAATGAACCGGCTTTTTGAACGCACGGCTACTCCCGAAGCGGAAAATGGCAGCGTCGCCACCGCTGAATGGACTCCCGCAGTGGATATTCACGAAGAGCGCAATCGTTTTATTCTGCTCGCCGATATCCCTGGAGTAGACCCGAAGGATATCGATATCACTATGGAAAAAGGCATACTCAGCATTCGCGGCGACCGTCGGATCACGATTGAGGAAAATAATGCCCTCAAGCGAATTGAACGGCCACGGGGTATATTCCATCGCCGTTTCGTGCTTCCAGACACCGCTGACTCCGAGCGCATTTCTGCGCGCGGCTCTAATGGTGTACTGGAAATAACCATACCCAAGCATGAACGCATTCAGCCGCGTAGGATCGTGGTGGAAGGATAA
- the ytoA gene encoding Uncharacterized transferase YtoA yields the protein MSTLVPIILPYRGILPRIDTTAFLAPGAVVIGDVVIGPESSIWFGCVIRGDVNIIRIGARANIQDGTVIHVASLGQGTHIGNDVTIGHCALLHECQVDDHAFIGMKSTVLDGARVESYAMLAAGALLSPRKILPSGQLWAGMPARFLRDLTPDDRAEFDHRVKQYALLGQEYRSITAI from the coding sequence ATGTCTACCCTTGTTCCCATTATTCTGCCCTATCGTGGCATTCTACCGCGCATCGACACCACAGCCTTTCTCGCCCCCGGCGCAGTGGTAATTGGCGACGTGGTCATCGGACCGGAAAGCTCGATTTGGTTTGGCTGCGTGATTCGGGGCGATGTGAATATTATTCGTATCGGGGCGCGCGCCAATATTCAGGATGGCACGGTAATTCATGTTGCCTCGTTGGGGCAAGGAACCCATATCGGCAATGACGTGACAATTGGGCATTGTGCCTTGCTACACGAATGTCAAGTGGACGATCATGCTTTCATCGGCATGAAGTCCACGGTACTGGATGGGGCACGCGTCGAGAGCTATGCCATGCTCGCTGCGGGTGCCTTGTTATCTCCACGCAAAATCCTTCCCTCGGGGCAATTATGGGCGGGAATGCCCGCTAGATTTTTGCGTGATTTAACTCCTGATGATCGGGCAGAGTTCGATCATCGTGTAAAACAGTATGCCTTGCTCGGACAGGAATACCGATCCATAACGGCGATTTAA